A stretch of Myxococcus hansupus DNA encodes these proteins:
- a CDS encoding GNAT family N-acetyltransferase, translating into MPAADSSDALLMEPVTRLHTAALQALASDPAVSATSHLPSPYPPGHAEAWIHAATEARAKGEAFHFAVMLPQEGFVGCCSLMAVSPRERSAQVSYWIGRPYWGRGLATRATRWVLGFAFEALKLERVRTCVLDGNIASLRVLEKLGFLPLLRAPNRNPKFPLDASLVFFERLAVPLSSRRPDAQDS; encoded by the coding sequence ATGCCCGCCGCGGACTCGAGCGACGCGCTCCTGATGGAGCCGGTGACGCGCCTGCACACAGCGGCGCTCCAGGCGCTTGCGTCGGACCCGGCGGTCAGTGCGACCTCGCACCTGCCCTCGCCGTATCCACCCGGCCACGCGGAGGCTTGGATACACGCGGCGACGGAGGCACGCGCGAAGGGAGAGGCGTTCCACTTCGCGGTGATGCTCCCCCAGGAAGGTTTCGTGGGGTGCTGTTCGCTGATGGCGGTATCTCCGCGCGAGCGGTCCGCGCAGGTGTCCTATTGGATTGGCCGGCCCTATTGGGGACGGGGCCTGGCGACACGCGCCACCCGGTGGGTGCTCGGCTTCGCCTTCGAGGCGCTGAAGCTCGAACGGGTGCGGACCTGCGTCCTGGATGGCAACATCGCGTCCCTCCGCGTGCTCGAGAAGCTGGGGTTCCTGCCGCTCCTTCGCGCCCCGAACCGCAATCCCAAGTTTCCGCTCGACGCGTCCCTCGTGTTCTTCGAGCGGCTGGCTGTCCCCCTGTCATCCCGGAGACCCGATGCTCAGGATTCGTGA
- a CDS encoding SRPBCC family protein: protein MALETTHVSISIARPAADVYAYASDPRNLPHWAAGLSSDIREVDGRWVAASPMGQVFVEFTPTNELGVLDHHVTLPNGETVYNPVRVIPDGAHSEVVFTLRRREGMLKEEFRKDAESVAADLAQLKQLLEKVALT, encoded by the coding sequence ATGGCACTCGAAACCACGCACGTCAGCATCTCCATCGCGCGTCCCGCCGCGGACGTGTACGCCTATGCGAGCGACCCGCGAAACCTCCCCCACTGGGCGGCGGGGCTCAGCAGCGACATTCGGGAAGTGGATGGCCGCTGGGTCGCGGCCTCCCCCATGGGGCAGGTCTTCGTCGAGTTCACGCCCACCAACGAGCTGGGCGTACTCGACCACCACGTCACCCTGCCGAATGGGGAGACGGTCTACAACCCGGTCCGCGTCATTCCGGATGGAGCGCACAGCGAGGTCGTGTTCACCCTGCGCCGGCGAGAGGGCATGTTGAAGGAGGAATTCCGAAAGGATGCGGAGAGCGTCGCGGCGGACCTGGCCCAGTTGAAGCAACTGCTGGAAAAGGTGGCACTCACCTGA
- a CDS encoding M57 family metalloprotease translates to MVKRRAVLMASCGVLLAACGGDSPTENDEIVANLREAGLPAADISIVDGSVYLGHDAHVSLEASREMLQPGDGSQEHYRTTNIVGSQVTRICVVPTAAFQSISRLSQGLDHALANYNALGLRITFTRISSGSCPVTITATTMAGVGHSAGFPANGLPYRQIAIGTGLATASLDVVEHVITHALGHTLGLRHTDYFNPSISCGSGAPPSQEPVGVGAIHIPGTPSVPSPGGSIMNTCYPPDTDGEFTPYDIMALNFLF, encoded by the coding sequence ATGGTCAAGAGACGAGCGGTCCTGATGGCGAGCTGTGGCGTGCTGCTGGCAGCGTGCGGCGGTGATTCACCAACCGAGAACGACGAGATTGTCGCCAACCTGCGCGAGGCGGGGTTGCCCGCGGCCGACATCTCCATCGTCGATGGCTCCGTCTATCTGGGCCACGACGCACACGTGTCTCTCGAAGCCTCCCGGGAGATGCTTCAGCCTGGCGACGGAAGTCAGGAGCATTATCGGACGACCAACATCGTCGGGTCTCAAGTGACGCGCATCTGCGTCGTCCCCACCGCCGCCTTCCAGAGCATCAGCCGGCTCAGCCAGGGGCTTGACCATGCGCTCGCCAACTACAATGCCCTGGGCCTCAGGATCACCTTCACGCGAATCTCCTCCGGCAGTTGCCCGGTGACCATCACCGCGACGACCATGGCGGGAGTGGGCCACAGCGCGGGCTTTCCCGCGAACGGCTTGCCCTATCGGCAAATCGCCATCGGGACTGGCCTGGCGACAGCCAGCCTGGATGTGGTGGAGCATGTCATTACCCATGCCCTTGGCCACACGCTCGGCCTCCGTCACACCGACTACTTCAACCCCAGCATCAGTTGCGGCAGCGGAGCCCCTCCGTCCCAGGAGCCCGTGGGCGTGGGTGCCATCCACATCCCCGGAACGCCCAGCGTCCCCTCCCCGGGCGGCTCCATCATGAACACCTGCTATCCGCCGGATACGGATGGGGAGTTCACGCCCTACGACATCATGGCGCTGAACTTCCTCTTTTGA
- a CDS encoding biotin transporter BioY, protein MLADVVSRTPGHDVALIVGGALLTALLAQVSLSVPGSPVPITGQSLGVIVTAAALGPLRGAAAMGLYLLLGAVGLPVYAEGSSGLSRLMGATGGFLVGFLPAAFLVGLAARHGMDRRPWSALVVFIGGQLLIFAVGVPWLVVAARLGLAKAIDVGFLPFVPGGLIKAAIAAMLVPLAWRFVDRRDS, encoded by the coding sequence GTGTTGGCAGACGTCGTCTCTCGCACCCCGGGCCACGACGTGGCGCTCATCGTGGGCGGAGCGTTGCTCACCGCCCTGCTCGCGCAGGTCTCCCTTTCGGTGCCGGGCTCTCCAGTCCCCATCACGGGGCAGTCTCTAGGCGTCATCGTCACGGCCGCGGCGCTAGGGCCCCTGCGTGGCGCGGCCGCGATGGGCCTCTATCTTCTGCTGGGGGCGGTGGGCCTGCCCGTCTACGCGGAGGGCTCCAGCGGCCTCTCGCGCCTCATGGGCGCCACCGGCGGCTTCCTGGTGGGCTTCCTCCCGGCGGCCTTCCTGGTGGGTCTCGCCGCACGGCACGGGATGGATCGCCGGCCCTGGAGCGCGCTGGTGGTCTTCATCGGCGGGCAGTTGCTCATCTTCGCCGTCGGCGTGCCATGGCTCGTCGTGGCAGCCCGGCTCGGTCTGGCCAAGGCCATCGACGTGGGCTTCCTCCCCTTCGTGCCCGGGGGACTCATCAAGGCCGCCATCGCCGCGATGCTGGTGCCCCTGGCCTGGCGGTTCGTGGACCGGCGAGACTCCTGA
- a CDS encoding pentapeptide repeat-containing protein, whose protein sequence is MLLVLDFTEARLSGVDFTKADLFDTVFRGADLHASNFTNASCGRTVFSGAKLRGACFAGARLGGTRFDGADLRDVDFAGSQMHGVDFRGADLRGARMPGDAKDSQHDATTRWPKGYSP, encoded by the coding sequence ATGCTCCTGGTGCTGGACTTCACCGAGGCCCGCCTCTCGGGAGTGGACTTCACGAAGGCGGACCTCTTCGACACCGTCTTCCGTGGCGCGGACCTGCACGCGTCGAACTTCACCAATGCCTCCTGCGGACGGACCGTCTTCTCCGGCGCGAAGCTTCGTGGCGCCTGCTTCGCTGGGGCGAGGTTGGGGGGAACCCGGTTTGACGGCGCGGACCTGCGGGACGTGGACTTTGCGGGCAGTCAGATGCATGGCGTGGACTTCCGGGGCGCGGACCTGCGTGGCGCGCGGATGCCTGGCGACGCGAAGGACTCCCAGCACGACGCGACGACGCGCTGGCCCAAGGGCTACTCGCCGTAG
- a CDS encoding nuclear transport factor 2 family protein codes for MSPFAATLLATWLTAAPTDDLEAIRARVADYTEGVKSGDAARLQRAFHTEAKLLHVEPDGRLDIRPSSDFIQSAVQAPVPESEASVLQVDLHGSAAIVKVAMRTRRWSFIDYLTLLKVEGQWTIVNKAYHRAPRTNEDQRGAGP; via the coding sequence ATGTCCCCATTCGCCGCCACACTACTCGCCACCTGGCTGACCGCCGCGCCCACGGACGACCTGGAAGCCATCCGCGCGCGGGTGGCGGACTACACCGAGGGCGTGAAGTCCGGCGACGCCGCGAGGCTCCAGCGGGCCTTCCACACCGAAGCGAAGCTCCTGCACGTGGAGCCGGACGGGAGGCTCGACATCAGGCCTTCCTCGGACTTCATCCAGAGCGCTGTGCAGGCCCCTGTCCCGGAGAGCGAAGCGTCGGTGCTCCAGGTGGACCTCCATGGCAGCGCGGCCATCGTCAAGGTGGCGATGCGCACACGACGATGGAGCTTCATTGACTACCTCACCCTGCTCAAGGTGGAGGGCCAGTGGACCATCGTGAACAAGGCGTATCACCGCGCACCTCGGACGAATGAGGACCAGCGCGGCGCCGGTCCATGA